A portion of the Fulvia fulva chromosome 1, complete sequence genome contains these proteins:
- a CDS encoding Solute carrier family 40 member 1, with protein MASSHDEAAEHLLEADEPGPPSLNRFETDDETSGLTEREHSKARRLLYISHFLSTWNSRLFEFGAFLFLATIYPRTLLPASIYALARAASAAILSPYLGSYIDTGNRLRVVRLSIVGQRVAVTISCILFFLMANVNHLRDDQLLSALLLALLSALACVEKLAWVLNTIAVERDWVVTVAGENDERLRLLNSQMRRIDLFCKLVGPLAIAFVNNASPSYAILVTGAMTLLSVLVEYFAIARVYNMVPALKLPKTTSQRPHSQHNLWTTIKEAVSGAVTYARHPAFLPSFSLALLYLTVLSFAGQMITYLLALGLSSGLIGVLRGVSAVFELSATWFAPKIMARIGPVRAGIWFINWEILCVAIACAFFWIDLSPAYTAIGTVSAVIASRVGLWGFDLSAQIIVQEEVELENRGTFSSQEFALQNIFEMLAFASTIVFPRPADFKYPATVSAIAVGIAGILYATFVRARRGHLIHLSQCVDRKGPHRNPHHWWQRIPNSSTE; from the exons ATGGCCTCATCTCATGATGAAGCAGCAGAGCACTTGCTCGAAGCTGATGAACCAGGACCGCCTTCCCTCAATCGCTTCGAGACTGATGACGAGACATCTGGACTCACTGAACGCGAGCATAGCAAAGCCCGAAGACTACTTTACATCTCCCACTTCCTCTCGACATGGAACTCGAGGCTCTTCGAATTCGGTGCCTTCCTGTTCCTAGCCACGATATACCCTCGCACGCTATTGCCAGCTTCTATCTATGCTCTCGCCCGCGCAGCATCCGCTGCCATCTTATCTCCATACCTGGGATCCTACATTGACACTGGCAACAGATTGCGTGTCGTTCGGCTCTCTATAG TGGGCCAGCGCGTTGCAGTCACCATCTCGTGCATATTGTTCTTTCTCATGGCGAATGTTAATCATTTGCGCGATGATCAACTGCTCTCTGCCTTGTTGCTTGCATTATTATCTGCTCTTGCTTGCGTAGAGAAGCTTGCCTGGGTGTTGAACACCATTGCAGTGGAGCGGGACTGGGTCGTGACAGTAGCAGGCGAAAATGATGAGAGGCTTCGTC TACTAAACTCGCAAATGCGTCGTATTGACCTCTTCTGCAAACTTGTGGGCCCACTCGCCATTGCGTTCGTCAACAACGCCTCGCCTTCGTATGCTATACTGGTGACTGGCGCTATGACGCTTCTCTCCGTACTGGTCGAGTACTTCGCTATAGCCAGAGTCTACA ATATGGTACCGGCTCTCAAACTCCCAAAGACAACAAGTCAAAGGCCACATTCCCAACACAACCTATGGACTACAATCAAGGAGGCTGTGTCCGGTGCCGTTACCTATGCCCGCCACCCGGCTTTCTTGCCTTCGTTCTCCCTCGCCCTGTTGTATCTTACTGTTTTGTCTTTTGCTGGCCAGATGATCACATATCTGCTGGCGCTCGGACTGTCGTCCGGCCTGATTGGTGTTCTTCGTGGTGTATCAGCTGTGTTCGAGCTTTCAGCCACCTGGTTTGCACCAAAGATCATGGCAAGAATCGGTCCTGTACGAGCTGGGATATGGTTCATCAACTGGGAAATACTCTGCGTCGCCATCgcttgtgccttcttctgGATCGACCTCAGTCCTGCTTACACTGCCATTGGCACCGTCAGTGCAGTCATCGCTAGCAGAGTCGGACTCTGGGGCTTCGACCTCAGTGCCCAGATCATCGTACAAGAG GAAGTTGAGCTGGAGAACCGAGGGACATTCTCGTCCCAGGAGTTCGCCCTGCAAAACATCTTCGAAATGCTTGCCTTTGCCAGCACCATCGTCTTCCCTCGGCCAGCGGACTTCAAGTACCCAGCCACTGTCAGTGCTATTGCCGTTGGAATTGCCGGCATATTATACGCGACATTCGTGCGCGCTCGCAGGGGTCATCTCATCCACCTTTCGCAGTGCGTGGATCGTAAAGGCCCGCACAGAAACCCCCATCATTGGTGGCAACGGATACCAAACAGCAGCACCGAGTAA